The Longimicrobiaceae bacterium genome segment GCGCCGGCTCAAGGGCGAGTTCCTGGCCAACGTATCGCACGAGCTGCGCACCCCGCTCACCGCCATCCTGGGCTACACCTACCTCCTGCGGGAGGGGCTTTCCGGGGAGCTCGGCGGCGAGCAGGCCACGGCCGTGGAGAAGATCGAGACCGCCGGCACCGCCCTGATGGGGCTCATCAACGACCTCCTCGACCTCACCCACGTCAAGCTGGGGCGCACCCCGGTGGAACCGGAGCGCTGCGACGCGGTGGCGCTCGCGAGGGCGGCCGTCGCCACGCTCCCCGCTCCCCCGGCGCACCTGGAGCTGCGCACCGAGTTCCCGCCGGAGGCGGTCCCGGTGCACACCGACCCGGGGCACGCGGTACGCATCCTCCGCAACCTGCTCTCCAACGCCACCAAGTTCACGCCCAGCGGCTCGGTCGCGCTGCGGGTGCGCCGGGTGGACATCGGGCCGCGGACCGAGGCCGCGGGCACCCCGGGCGACGAGCGCGGCTTCGTGTCCTGGGAGGTGGAGGACACCGGGATCGGGATCGCGCCCGAGGACCAGGAGCGGATCTTCGACGAGTTCCGGCAGGTGGACGGCTCCGCCACGCGCCGCTACGGAGGGACGGGGCTGGGGCTCGCCCTTTCCCGCGCCATGGCCCGGCAGCTCGGCGGCGACGTCACCGTCCGCTCGGAGCCCGGCGAGGGCTCGGTCTTCACCCTCACCCTCCCGGCGGGGACGG includes the following:
- a CDS encoding HAMP domain-containing sensor histidine kinase yields the protein MDHATFLPSPETGSLAVRELQAAREIAHAFLTADRPTEVYRLALERVSVLVGAAFGCVFLRDAEGEDDSLLRVVAAYNWPRAWAAYLSQMRVRVGNGPTGQAVAENRIVEIFDLYADPAFEDWWDSARELDFSSSVALPLTCRGAPVGAITFYFRGRDELCEADRNLLRLVADQLSATAEKAHLIEDLQRANDRLREQNVELEARYHEAEEARRLKGEFLANVSHELRTPLTAILGYTYLLREGLSGELGGEQATAVEKIETAGTALMGLINDLLDLTHVKLGRTPVEPERCDAVALARAAVATLPAPPAHLELRTEFPPEAVPVHTDPGHAVRILRNLLSNATKFTPSGSVALRVRRVDIGPRTEAAGTPGDERGFVSWEVEDTGIGIAPEDQERIFDEFRQVDGSATRRYGGTGLGLALSRAMARQLGGDVTVRSEPGEGSVFTLTLPAGTARDG